The following are encoded in a window of Flavobacterium cupriresistens genomic DNA:
- a CDS encoding DUF3857 domain-containing protein: MIKKITLILVLFFSVHSYSQEIKNYAWDEKPIFNEIPEEYKNQPAIVLFDKRWIHTRVGYYAFATFAMNHTAIKINKAEEINKYNKIKAQDNGYIRDVRDFHARVIKPNGDIKILPEDKIIETEIDKVKSIVFEGVEAGDILEYYFIVKESPSSYGVEIFQKDIPVLLAEFTTTKDGVTFNTFASSEFEMSNFNGKTIAKASNIPPYKEEANARNVKNLIKLIYMVSTPPVDTYRWNYFLPTYYKKPFFQYFKKNQARDFIEKLNINSLSTEEKLITIDNYIKENFDFVWRGETAKKITNLNDGKQKLKSSDLFELYGFVLKESKIQYEVVVGMSRFLGEVEGERFVLPLSHEFMYYIPETRKFLSPYEKYLSYGYPMYEIQGSKGVSYNPAQKGNIISRITFPIAPAEYTVNESQSTVSLSEDLTTATIEKTYSSSGYDGQMYRNWIKYLKENKDEKELVEAIKTKTFGDKFNLKITTYSFENQEFKYNYINTPYVIKVKAEAEESLIENAGNLVLVNLGKIIGSHINLYQETERKWDVDLGCAKTFRHKIIFDIPNGYEVESFKDLIIDKKMEGDASKNCSFKSIAKIEGNQLIVEVFEIYNSINYPKELYQDYRMVVNAASDFTKASVVLRPKK; this comes from the coding sequence ATGATAAAAAAAATTACCTTAATTCTTGTCTTATTTTTTTCTGTTCACAGTTATTCGCAAGAAATAAAAAATTACGCATGGGATGAAAAACCTATTTTTAATGAAATTCCGGAAGAATATAAAAATCAACCCGCAATAGTTCTTTTTGATAAACGTTGGATACATACGCGAGTAGGATATTATGCCTTTGCTACTTTTGCAATGAACCACACTGCAATAAAAATTAATAAAGCGGAGGAAATTAATAAATACAATAAGATTAAAGCTCAAGATAATGGGTATATCAGAGATGTTAGGGATTTTCATGCACGTGTTATAAAACCTAATGGAGATATAAAAATATTACCTGAGGATAAAATTATTGAAACTGAGATCGATAAAGTAAAATCGATTGTTTTTGAAGGTGTCGAAGCTGGAGATATTTTAGAGTATTATTTTATTGTAAAAGAAAGTCCATCTTCGTATGGAGTTGAAATTTTTCAAAAAGATATTCCCGTTTTATTAGCTGAGTTTACCACTACAAAAGATGGAGTAACGTTCAACACTTTCGCTTCATCAGAATTTGAAATGAGCAATTTTAATGGCAAAACCATTGCAAAAGCTTCAAATATTCCTCCATATAAAGAAGAGGCAAATGCGCGAAATGTAAAGAATTTAATAAAATTAATTTATATGGTTTCTACACCACCGGTAGATACATATAGGTGGAATTATTTTTTACCTACTTATTATAAGAAGCCATTTTTTCAATATTTCAAAAAAAATCAAGCTCGTGATTTTATAGAAAAATTGAATATTAATAGTCTATCAACGGAAGAAAAGTTAATTACAATAGATAATTATATAAAAGAGAATTTTGATTTTGTTTGGAGAGGAGAAACAGCCAAAAAGATAACGAATTTGAACGATGGAAAACAAAAATTGAAGTCAAGTGATCTTTTTGAATTGTATGGATTTGTATTAAAAGAATCAAAAATCCAATACGAAGTTGTTGTTGGTATGTCCAGATTTTTAGGTGAAGTAGAAGGAGAAAGGTTTGTCTTGCCATTGTCACATGAGTTTATGTATTATATTCCGGAGACAAGGAAATTTTTATCTCCTTATGAGAAATATTTAAGTTATGGTTATCCAATGTATGAAATACAAGGATCAAAAGGGGTATCTTATAATCCAGCTCAAAAAGGAAATATAATTTCCAGAATTACTTTTCCAATAGCTCCCGCTGAATATACTGTAAACGAATCACAAAGTACGGTTTCGCTCTCAGAAGATCTGACTACTGCAACAATAGAAAAAACATATTCAAGCAGCGGGTATGATGGACAAATGTATAGAAATTGGATAAAATATCTTAAAGAAAATAAAGACGAAAAAGAACTCGTTGAAGCAATTAAGACGAAAACATTTGGGGATAAATTTAATTTAAAAATAACTACTTACAGCTTCGAAAATCAAGAATTTAAGTATAATTATATCAATACACCTTATGTTATAAAAGTTAAGGCCGAAGCTGAGGAGTCTTTAATTGAAAATGCTGGTAATCTAGTTTTGGTTAATCTTGGAAAAATAATCGGTAGCCATATTAATTTATACCAAGAAACGGAAAGAAAATGGGATGTTGATCTAGGTTGTGCCAAAACTTTTAGGCATAAAATAATTTTTGATATTCCAAATGGTTACGAAGTAGAGAGTTTTAAGGACTTGATAATAGATAAAAAAATGGAAGGGGACGCAAGTAAAAACTGTTCTTTTAAATCTATTGCTAAAATAGAAGGAAACCAATTAATAGTTGAGGTTTTTGAAATCTATAATTCAATTAATTATCCAAAAGAATTATATCAAGATTATAGAATGGTTGTTAATGCAGCTTCAGATTTTACAAAAGCATCAGTAGTTTTGAGGCCAAAGAAATAA
- a CDS encoding DUF3857 domain-containing protein, translating into MKKYITIFLFSFQLFSQEKSKINLASETIVINSDNGLEIESFVYESRVVSKSKNTEEYSIRIPFDSFNEISDIKGSTFVVETQKRTDLNSSSVQTYDTKIENIYKSDSQFKYFVLPKVEDNSIIEFSYKSKIKQPRLLSFFQFQHSIKTEASKFQIKCPPSIEIGYKVFGNYQDKIVFTKTKKDGFDVYTWEAKDIPEFKKEENMPSLLYFMPHVIYYIKSYTYEGNKKELLGTPERLYEWYFSLLKDINKTDQTVLKNKTLDIIKDKKTDFEKAKAIYQWVQQNMHYVAFEDGMEGFIPRDAGAVYQKLYGDCKDMANILNQMLRYANLDSNITWIGTRGKPYTYAEVPTPLVDNHMITNVVIDGKSYFLDATDKFCPFTFPSPFIQGKEALIGGKTENDFKLEIVPQVESDKNKVAIFMKLNIENNHILGDVSATVSGLKKSELLNNLSAYNQKGNEIWKNTVTAYNQKIQLEIKELQKNDYQELPSKVNFKLKLEDGVKDVNGKLLLKPILVFPLKESLIDVENRKLSIENSFTYVYEIQYEYELPSNYKVEFLPESVKTENDLGSFAIQYKVQKNTINVTQRVEHKKLLLETKDFVLWNSFIKAVIKQYNQSIILSK; encoded by the coding sequence ATGAAAAAATACATTACAATATTTCTGTTTTCCTTTCAATTGTTTTCTCAGGAAAAGTCTAAAATAAATTTGGCAAGCGAAACCATTGTTATTAATTCTGATAATGGTTTAGAAATTGAATCTTTTGTATATGAAAGTAGAGTAGTTTCGAAAAGTAAAAATACAGAAGAATATTCGATTCGAATTCCATTTGATAGTTTTAATGAGATTTCAGATATTAAAGGATCTACTTTTGTTGTAGAAACTCAAAAAAGAACAGATTTAAATTCTTCATCTGTTCAAACATATGATACAAAAATTGAAAATATTTATAAGAGCGATAGTCAATTCAAATATTTTGTACTTCCAAAAGTAGAAGACAACTCGATAATTGAATTCTCTTATAAAAGTAAAATTAAACAACCTCGTTTGTTATCCTTTTTTCAATTTCAACATTCAATAAAAACAGAAGCTTCAAAATTTCAAATTAAATGTCCGCCCAGTATAGAAATTGGGTATAAAGTTTTTGGGAATTACCAAGACAAAATTGTTTTTACCAAAACAAAAAAAGATGGCTTTGATGTTTACACTTGGGAGGCAAAAGATATTCCGGAGTTTAAAAAGGAAGAAAACATGCCAAGTTTACTATATTTTATGCCACACGTTATTTACTACATCAAAAGTTATACTTATGAAGGTAACAAAAAGGAACTATTAGGCACACCGGAAAGATTATATGAATGGTATTTTTCACTTTTAAAAGATATTAATAAAACAGATCAAACAGTTTTAAAAAACAAAACATTAGATATAATAAAAGATAAAAAAACTGATTTTGAGAAAGCTAAAGCAATTTATCAATGGGTGCAACAAAATATGCATTATGTTGCTTTTGAAGATGGAATGGAAGGTTTTATTCCCAGAGATGCCGGAGCTGTTTATCAAAAATTATATGGTGATTGTAAGGACATGGCCAATATTTTGAATCAAATGCTGCGATATGCAAATTTAGATTCTAATATTACCTGGATCGGAACTCGTGGGAAACCTTACACCTATGCCGAAGTTCCAACTCCTTTGGTTGATAATCACATGATAACGAATGTTGTTATTGATGGTAAAAGTTATTTTTTGGATGCAACAGATAAATTTTGCCCTTTTACATTTCCTTCTCCTTTTATACAAGGAAAAGAAGCTTTAATAGGTGGTAAAACGGAAAATGATTTTAAATTAGAGATTGTTCCGCAAGTCGAATCCGATAAGAATAAAGTGGCAATTTTTATGAAATTGAATATCGAAAATAATCATATTTTAGGAGATGTAAGTGCAACAGTTTCAGGACTAAAAAAAAGTGAATTATTAAATAATCTTTCAGCGTACAATCAAAAAGGAAATGAAATTTGGAAAAATACGGTTACAGCTTATAATCAAAAAATACAATTAGAAATAAAGGAATTACAAAAGAATGATTATCAAGAACTTCCTTCAAAAGTAAATTTTAAATTAAAATTAGAAGACGGAGTAAAAGATGTTAATGGTAAATTATTATTAAAACCGATATTAGTTTTTCCTTTAAAAGAAAGTTTAATAGATGTAGAAAACAGAAAACTTTCAATAGAAAATAGTTTTACTTATGTATACGAAATCCAATATGAGTATGAATTACCTTCAAACTATAAAGTTGAATTTTTGCCGGAAAGTGTAAAAACAGAAAATGATTTAGGAAGTTTTGCCATTCAATACAAAGTACAGAAAAACACAATCAATGTAACACAAAGGGTTGAACATAAAAAATTATTGCTAGAAACTAAAGATTTTGTGTTATGGAATTCTTTTATAAAAGCAGTAATTAAACAATACAATCAATCTATAATTCTTTCAAAATGA
- a CDS encoding DUF1294 domain-containing protein, translated as MKVLLLYFLIVNSLTFLIAGYDKYLAIKNKRRISENTLFTVALIGGSVGLLLAMILFRHKTSKTSFIVKFLIIILLQILALFLKLTNKI; from the coding sequence ATGAAAGTTTTATTACTCTATTTTTTAATTGTAAACAGTCTCACTTTTCTCATCGCTGGATATGATAAATACCTGGCAATCAAAAATAAACGCAGAATTTCCGAAAATACATTGTTTACAGTGGCCTTAATTGGCGGCTCAGTCGGATTATTACTGGCAATGATATTGTTTAGACATAAAACGAGTAAAACCTCTTTTATTGTAAAGTTTTTGATAATTATATTGCTTCAAATTTTAGCACTCTTTCTTAAACTAACTAACAAAATCTAA
- a CDS encoding Fic family protein, whose amino-acid sequence MLEHAPISKYDTSTIDLLKQLTLSGELKEINDDYLYWDKVKYKTKSIEPEQYWNAVKLSRSFNKQNILFGTYQFNFNVTDYILRLLHHFDLNIGGNLGSNVGITETDKNKFLISSIMEEAISSSQMEGANTTRKAAKEMIQKERKPKNKSEQMIMNNYATMKYIVQHKNDDLTPEKLLFIHRLIANNTLDSIEEEGKFRENNDIYVVNYSNSEIVHIPPKKEEIEVIMNDLCVFFNEEQKTFIHPIIKGIIIHFMIGWIHPFTDGNGRTARALFYWYMLKNGYWLTEYLTISTIIKDTKIQYEKAFLYSEIDQNDLTYFITYHIKTMEKAFIALKEYISRKQNEVIQAAKFVKIPNVNDRQAQILKILNEDSDRVLSSKEMENRFGISNFTARSDLNNLESLGFLEKIQVNKIKHNFIKAKQFNKILKSYKL is encoded by the coding sequence ATGTTAGAGCATGCACCCATATCGAAATATGACACTAGCACTATCGATTTGCTTAAGCAACTTACATTATCAGGTGAATTGAAGGAGATTAATGATGACTATTTGTATTGGGATAAAGTAAAATATAAAACCAAATCAATTGAACCTGAACAGTATTGGAATGCTGTTAAATTATCCAGATCGTTCAATAAACAAAATATTCTGTTTGGAACCTATCAGTTTAATTTTAATGTTACGGATTATATTCTAAGACTTTTGCATCATTTTGATTTAAATATCGGAGGTAATTTAGGGAGTAATGTAGGTATAACAGAAACGGATAAGAATAAGTTCTTGATAAGTTCAATAATGGAAGAAGCTATTTCCAGTAGCCAAATGGAAGGTGCAAATACCACGCGAAAAGCTGCCAAGGAGATGATCCAAAAAGAACGGAAGCCAAAAAATAAATCAGAGCAGATGATTATGAACAATTATGCTACAATGAAGTATATTGTTCAGCATAAAAATGATGATTTAACGCCGGAAAAACTTCTTTTTATTCATAGGCTAATAGCTAATAATACTTTAGATTCCATTGAAGAGGAGGGGAAATTCAGAGAGAATAATGATATTTATGTTGTAAATTATTCTAATAGTGAAATAGTTCATATACCTCCAAAAAAGGAAGAAATTGAAGTAATAATGAATGATTTATGTGTCTTTTTTAATGAAGAACAAAAAACATTTATTCATCCAATAATTAAAGGTATTATCATTCATTTTATGATCGGCTGGATACATCCATTTACAGATGGAAACGGAAGAACAGCACGTGCCCTATTTTATTGGTACATGCTTAAAAATGGGTATTGGCTTACAGAATATTTAACTATTTCAACAATTATAAAAGACACAAAAATTCAATACGAGAAAGCTTTTTTATATTCAGAAATAGATCAAAACGATCTTACTTATTTTATTACGTATCACATAAAAACAATGGAAAAAGCTTTTATTGCTTTGAAAGAGTATATTAGCAGAAAACAAAATGAAGTGATTCAGGCAGCAAAATTTGTTAAAATACCGAACGTAAATGATCGTCAGGCTCAAATTTTAAAAATTTTAAATGAAGATTCGGATCGAGTTTTAAGTAGTAAAGAAATGGAAAACAGGTTTGGAATATCAAATTTTACCGCAAGATCAGATCTTAACAACCTTGAAAGTTTAGGTTTTCTCGAAAAAATACAAGTGAACAAAATAAAACACAATTTTATAAAAGCGAAACAGTTTAATAAAATTTTAAAATCTTATAAATTATAA